The following coding sequences are from one Bos indicus x Bos taurus breed Angus x Brahman F1 hybrid chromosome 5, Bos_hybrid_MaternalHap_v2.0, whole genome shotgun sequence window:
- the PDE1B gene encoding calcium/calmodulin-dependent 3',5'-cyclic nucleotide phosphodiesterase 1B isoform X4: MTFLDALETGYGKYKNPYHNQIHAADVTQTVHCFLLRTGMVHCLSEIEVLAIIFAAAIHDYEHTGTTNSFHIQTKSECAILYNDRSVLENHHISSVFRMMQDDEMNIFINLTKDEFVELRALVIEMVLATDMSCHFQQVKSMKTALQQLERIDKSKALSLLLHAADISHPTKQWSVHSRWTKALMEEFFRQGDKEAELGLPFSPLCDRTSTLVAQSQIGFIDFIVEPTFSVLTDVAEKSVQPTGDDDSKSKTQPSFQWRQPSLDVEVGDPNPDVVSFRSTWTKYIQENKQKWKERAASGITNQMSIDELSPCEEEAPASPAEDEHNQNGNLD, translated from the exons ATGACTTTCCTGGATGCCTTGGAGACAGGCTACGGAAAGTACAAGAACCCTTACCACAACCAGATCCACGCAGCTGACGTCACCCAGACGGTCCACTGCTTCTTGCTCCGCACAGGGATGGTG CACTGCCTGTCGGAGATTGAGGTCCTGGCCATCATCTTTGCTGCAGCCATCCACGACTACGAGCACACTGGCACTACCAACAGCTTCCACATCCAGACCAA ATCGGAATGCGCCATCCTGTACAACGACCGCTCAGTGCTGGAGAATCACCACATCAGCTCGGTTTTCCGAATGATGCAGGACGACGAGATGAACATCTTCATCAACCTCACCAAGGATGAGTTTGT AGAGCTGCGGGCTCTGGTCATTGAGATGGTGTTGGCCACAGACATGTCCTGCCATTTCCAGCAAGTGAAGTCCATGAAGACAGCCTTGCAGCAGCTGGAGAG GATTGACAAGTCCAAGGCCCTCTCTCTGCTGCTTCATGCTGCTGACATCAGCCACCCCACCAAGCAGTGGTCGGTTCACAGCCGCTGGACCAAGGCCCTCATGGAGGAATTCTTCCGCCAG GGTGACAAGGAGGCCGAGCTGGGCCTGCCCTTTTCTCCGCTCTGTGACCGCACTTCCACCCTCGTGGCGCAGTCCCAGATTG GTTTCATCGACTTCATTGTGGAGCCCACGTTCTCTGTGCTCACCGATGTGGCTGAGAAGAGTGTCCAGCCCACCGGGGACGACGACTCAAAGTCTAAAACCCAGCCCAG CTTCCAGTGGCGCCAGCCTTCTCTGGATGTAGAAGTGGGAGACCCCAACCCTGACGTGGTCAGCTTCCGCTCCACCTGGACCAAATACATTCAGGAGAACAAGCAGAAATGGAAGGAACGGGCGGCGAGCG GCATCACCAACCAGATGTCCATTGACGAACTGTCCCCTTGTGAGGAAGaggccccagcctcccctgccgAAGACGAGCACAACCAGAACGGGAATCTGGACTAG